Proteins encoded by one window of Candidatus Nezhaarchaeota archaeon:
- a CDS encoding hydrogenase iron-sulfur subunit: MSSELSEAFEPLIVAFCCEHCAYAAADLAGTSRMQYPPNVRIVKVPCTGRVDMLYILKAFQLGADGVFVAGCLKGGCHFIDGNLKAEARVQFLKRILDSLGFGGDRLDMFFMSSSMANEFVKVAREFTEKIRKLGPNPCFKRQGGWR, from the coding sequence GTGAGTAGCGAGTTAAGCGAAGCATTTGAGCCTCTAATAGTCGCCTTCTGCTGTGAACATTGTGCTTATGCTGCAGCAGACTTAGCTGGGACGTCTAGAATGCAGTATCCCCCCAACGTTAGGATTGTGAAGGTTCCTTGTACGGGGAGAGTGGATATGCTCTACATACTCAAAGCATTCCAGCTAGGAGCCGATGGAGTCTTTGTCGCTGGTTGTTTAAAGGGGGGCTGTCACTTTATTGATGGTAATTTAAAAGCTGAAGCTAGGGTTCAATTCTTAAAGAGGATACTGGATTCACTAGGTTTTGGCGGTGATAGATTAGACATGTTCTTCATGTCATCGTCTATGGCCAATGAATTCGTTAAGGTGGCTCGTGAGTTTACTGAGAAGATCAGGAAGCTTGGACCAAATCCTTGCTTTAAAAGGCAGGGAGGTTGGAGGTAG
- a CDS encoding NADH-quinone oxidoreductase subunit C: protein MSFKVPSSLEELLDLIKEELKPSRIEVRNSRRVYVEIKKEDIRNAAKLLLDLFEPLRGRLSTASALDCKDHFEILYHFTFSQLGLVLTLRCRLPRYKPEIDSIADIIYGADFIEREMHDLMGISFKGHPNLKRLLLPDDWPEGVYPLRRYG from the coding sequence GTGAGCTTTAAAGTACCTTCAAGTCTTGAAGAGCTCTTAGACTTAATCAAAGAGGAGCTAAAACCTTCAAGAATTGAAGTTAGAAACAGTAGGAGGGTATACGTCGAGATAAAGAAGGAAGATATTAGGAATGCAGCTAAACTACTCTTAGATCTATTTGAGCCTCTTAGAGGTAGGCTCTCAACGGCATCAGCTCTTGATTGTAAAGATCACTTTGAAATACTGTACCATTTCACCTTCAGTCAGCTCGGTTTAGTATTGACGTTGAGATGTAGGCTACCAAGATACAAGCCTGAGATAGACTCCATAGCTGATATAATTTATGGAGCTGACTTCATTGAGAGGGAGATGCACGACCTTATGGGCATATCATTTAAAGGCCATCCAAACCTCAAGAGATTGTTGCTGCCAGACGATTGGCCTGAGGGTGTCTATCCACTTAGGAGGTATGGTTGA
- a CDS encoding nickel-dependent hydrogenase large subunit, which produces MSKLERGVMIPLGPYHPTFKEPELFKLYVDGEDIVDVDIRLGFMHRGVEYLAQKMTVQQVVFLVERICGICSTSHPISFCQAVEEAMGLEVPDRARYIRTLIGELERIHSHMLWAGVALHLIGYDTLFMYFWRYREPVCELFEELTGNRQHYAMLCPGGVRRDVDLKKMKPKILKVMKEVKEAMTRLADAVARDKLVKMRMEGVGVLTKQDAIKYCVVGPTARGSGLKIDVRVDEPYAAYKDLGVDVKVMSEGDVLARTLVRALETIESTEIVERCVDAMPNGPIKAEFDKYPIAEGIGKHEAPRGEVIHYVKLNGTPVPERVKIRAPTYANLPSLIPQLIGYSIADAPIIIGGIDPCFCCTERVSIVDVKEGKTMTLTMDKFNEFCRKRKNPLKVG; this is translated from the coding sequence ATGTCTAAGCTAGAGCGAGGAGTCATGATACCTCTGGGTCCATACCACCCAACATTCAAAGAGCCTGAGCTATTCAAGCTGTATGTTGATGGAGAGGATATAGTAGACGTAGACATTAGGCTAGGCTTCATGCATAGAGGGGTTGAGTATTTAGCTCAGAAAATGACGGTTCAACAAGTAGTCTTCTTGGTGGAAAGGATATGTGGCATATGTTCCACATCACATCCCATAAGCTTCTGTCAAGCCGTTGAGGAGGCTATGGGGCTCGAGGTCCCCGATAGGGCTAGGTACATTAGGACTCTAATAGGAGAACTAGAGAGGATCCACAGCCACATGCTCTGGGCTGGAGTGGCACTACACCTCATAGGCTACGACACCCTCTTCATGTACTTCTGGAGATATCGTGAGCCAGTGTGTGAGTTGTTCGAAGAGCTTACAGGCAATAGGCAGCACTACGCCATGCTATGCCCTGGAGGTGTCAGAAGAGACGTAGACTTAAAGAAGATGAAGCCCAAGATACTTAAGGTTATGAAGGAGGTCAAGGAAGCCATGACCAGGCTAGCCGATGCTGTGGCTAGAGACAAGCTCGTGAAGATGAGGATGGAGGGGGTTGGCGTCTTAACTAAGCAAGATGCTATAAAGTACTGTGTTGTGGGTCCAACTGCTAGGGGGTCAGGACTTAAGATCGATGTTAGGGTTGACGAGCCTTACGCGGCATACAAGGATTTAGGTGTTGACGTGAAGGTTATGAGCGAGGGTGATGTGCTCGCCAGAACCCTTGTCAGGGCTCTGGAGACTATAGAGTCCACAGAAATAGTAGAGAGATGTGTTGACGCCATGCCGAACGGACCAATAAAGGCGGAGTTCGACAAGTATCCCATAGCTGAAGGGATAGGAAAGCATGAAGCTCCTAGAGGTGAGGTAATCCACTATGTAAAGCTCAATGGCACGCCAGTACCTGAAAGAGTTAAAATCAGGGCTCCAACGTACGCAAATCTACCATCACTGATCCCTCAACTCATAGGTTACTCGATAGCAGATGCACCGATAATAATAGGGGGAATAGATCCATGCTTCTGTTGCACAGAGAGGGTTTCAATAGTTGATGTTAAGGAGGGTAAGACCATGACCCTAACTATGGATAAGTTCAATGAGTTCTGCAGGAAGAGGAAGAATCCCTTGAAGGTTGGTTGA
- a CDS encoding NADH-quinone oxidoreductase subunit H, translating into MDVHVIGLLIAHIVLVGLIAAPNIGLLLTWLHRKLGARMQWRIGPPAYQPWADIMKLLSKEMIIPGTAHKSTFLLAPPLALSSAILSLLIMPFVAPSPFGFVGDVIVVLYLMTMPAIAAMVGGSASGNPYAAIGVQREMTLLFSYELPFIAAALVPILKAGSLKFSDIVTYQLNSGPLIFTLSGFLALIVMIAVMQAKLALPPFDVPEAKTEIVTGPYVEYSGPLLAMFKLAHAIMLLVVPCFIANMFLGGLIVRSLSDPAILAIDSTLIVVKIVALVTIAAIIRFYNPRLRPDQAFGMFWKTITLIAMIALVSSFIPLPYF; encoded by the coding sequence ATGGACGTCCACGTTATTGGGCTACTAATTGCTCACATAGTCCTCGTAGGCCTCATAGCAGCACCTAACATAGGCTTACTCCTAACATGGCTCCATAGGAAGCTCGGAGCTAGAATGCAGTGGCGTATTGGTCCTCCAGCATACCAGCCATGGGCTGACATCATGAAGTTGCTCTCGAAGGAGATGATAATCCCTGGCACGGCGCATAAATCAACATTCCTATTGGCACCTCCATTAGCCCTCTCCTCAGCAATACTCAGCCTCTTAATAATGCCATTCGTTGCGCCCTCACCATTCGGGTTTGTTGGCGACGTGATAGTGGTCTTGTACTTGATGACAATGCCGGCCATAGCTGCAATGGTTGGTGGATCAGCTTCAGGTAATCCTTATGCTGCAATTGGAGTCCAAAGAGAAATGACCTTACTGTTCTCCTACGAGCTTCCATTTATAGCAGCAGCTTTAGTACCCATACTTAAAGCTGGCAGCTTAAAGTTTAGCGACATAGTTACGTATCAGCTCAATAGCGGCCCGCTAATCTTTACCCTCTCAGGCTTCTTAGCGTTAATCGTCATGATAGCAGTCATGCAGGCTAAGCTAGCCCTCCCACCATTCGATGTACCTGAAGCTAAGACAGAGATAGTCACTGGTCCCTATGTAGAGTACTCAGGACCATTACTCGCAATGTTCAAGCTCGCACACGCCATCATGCTGCTCGTCGTGCCCTGCTTCATAGCCAACATGTTCCTTGGCGGTCTGATAGTTAGGAGTTTGAGTGACCCAGCTATACTCGCAATAGACTCCACGCTAATAGTGGTTAAGATAGTAGCGCTGGTAACCATAGCTGCTATTATAAGGTTCTACAACCCTAGGTTGAGGCCAGATCAAGCTTTCGGCATGTTCTGGAAGACCATAACCTTAATAGCCATGATAGCCCTAGTCTCAAGCTTCATTCCATTACCGTACTTCTAG
- a CDS encoding NADH-quinone oxidoreductase subunit B family protein has translation MLKLATWARVKSPWLFHFNAGSCNNCDIELLDVLTPRFDVERFGVLLEGSPRHADILVITGVVNRQTLPRLKRIYDQMPNPKIVVALGTCATSGGIFSESYNMAGPPDRVVPIDVYIPGCPPRPQAIIDGIVKALAKLQALKGR, from the coding sequence ATGTTAAAACTGGCTACATGGGCCCGTGTGAAGAGCCCATGGCTATTCCACTTCAATGCAGGGTCCTGCAATAACTGTGATATAGAGCTCTTGGACGTCCTAACGCCTAGGTTTGACGTTGAGAGATTTGGAGTACTTTTAGAGGGGAGTCCAAGGCATGCCGATATATTAGTCATAACCGGAGTCGTTAATAGACAAACTCTACCAAGACTTAAGAGAATTTACGACCAGATGCCCAACCCCAAGATAGTCGTAGCCCTCGGCACGTGCGCGACATCAGGAGGCATATTCTCTGAGAGTTACAATATGGCTGGCCCCCCTGACAGAGTCGTGCCGATTGACGTCTACATACCAGGTTGCCCCCCCAGACCTCAAGCCATCATCGATGGCATCGTAAAGGCGCTGGCGAAGCTTCAAGCCCTTAAAGGTAGGTGA
- a CDS encoding 4Fe-4S binding protein yields MTKWKAITEGFRALFKGPFTVRYPLEPSPPPEAFRGAPKRDSEKCTACGACVQNCPTGAISILDLGRDVAVNVWYGKCIFCARCTEVCPEEAVKMSLKYDLSTYNKNEVQEQVSMAAYRCQECGKLVTSERHVDIVIDRVKVLPLPLNYVTTISLCSDCRRRYQASQLLGLRVKVRPTLPAPATVKAETVKAEKKQ; encoded by the coding sequence ATGACTAAGTGGAAGGCCATAACCGAAGGATTTAGAGCCCTGTTTAAGGGGCCATTTACTGTAAGATATCCCCTCGAGCCCTCACCACCACCTGAGGCGTTTAGAGGGGCTCCCAAGCGAGACTCTGAGAAGTGTACTGCTTGTGGTGCGTGTGTTCAGAACTGTCCAACAGGTGCAATCTCGATCTTAGATTTAGGTAGAGATGTGGCTGTGAATGTTTGGTATGGTAAGTGCATATTTTGTGCCAGGTGTACTGAAGTATGCCCCGAAGAAGCTGTTAAGATGAGCTTGAAGTATGACTTAAGCACCTACAACAAGAATGAGGTGCAAGAGCAAGTCTCAATGGCAGCTTACAGGTGCCAAGAATGTGGTAAACTAGTTACCAGTGAGAGGCACGTTGACATCGTGATTGATAGGGTGAAGGTTCTACCACTACCCCTAAACTATGTCACCACCATATCGCTATGTTCTGATTGTAGGAGGAGATATCAAGCATCACAACTACTAGGTTTAAGAGTTAAAGTAAGACCGACGCTACCTGCCCCGGCAACAGTGAAAGCTGAAACTGTAAAAGCTGAGAAGAAACAATGA
- a CDS encoding TldD/PmbA family protein, giving the protein MRVGRLIDECISHGAKYADCMFIVARKLRVDYLNNNFVTAKSSSKVYILRALVNGSWGISVALEPENRMINEAIDQALSKGPGSIKLADRRPIQGGYVICQRKPVIDGDGSEISNYVRNVTSIIEKGPLDIKIVEGFVEASLVTKTMMSSDGVNAYEVKPSLAAIFTAKSASGGAVSTEVHGSGGFEILEDMDPQSVADEILSKLSYISKSKPLNPYYRGSRFEVILSPYTAASVIQVVVESTLNAKSYKRHFKQGCESLNIVDDPTLNGGYGSFFFDDEGVKARRKKLLEAGKLISLLHSRETAYTYGVEPTGNGRGLAEPPQPRHSNIVVEPCDWSFEEMVEETRMGLLIDGVKSIQIIDDLIVVEPEVSLLINRGEITEAVKVGCFVIGLYEFYSSIKAIGSGPMRSAASSISECKMASYSPPMKVEVRVFV; this is encoded by the coding sequence ATGCGTGTAGGAAGGCTAATAGATGAGTGTATTAGTCATGGTGCTAAATACGCTGATTGCATGTTCATTGTAGCTAGGAAGCTGCGAGTTGACTACCTCAACAACAACTTTGTTACAGCTAAGTCTAGTAGCAAGGTCTACATACTCAGAGCTCTTGTTAATGGTAGTTGGGGCATAAGTGTAGCTTTAGAGCCCGAGAACCGCATGATCAACGAAGCCATTGACCAAGCGCTTAGTAAAGGTCCAGGTAGCATTAAGCTAGCTGACAGGAGGCCGATTCAAGGAGGTTATGTGATCTGTCAGAGGAAGCCTGTAATAGATGGTGATGGAAGTGAGATCTCCAATTACGTGAGGAATGTAACCTCAATCATAGAGAAGGGACCTCTCGACATTAAAATAGTAGAAGGGTTTGTGGAGGCTTCGCTAGTAACTAAGACTATGATGTCGAGTGATGGAGTGAATGCCTACGAGGTAAAGCCCTCATTGGCAGCAATCTTCACGGCTAAAAGTGCCAGCGGAGGGGCAGTGTCAACTGAAGTTCATGGCTCAGGCGGCTTTGAGATTTTAGAGGACATGGATCCTCAAAGCGTAGCGGATGAGATCCTCTCCAAATTAAGTTATATCTCGAAGTCAAAGCCACTTAACCCGTACTATAGGGGCTCAAGATTTGAAGTCATCCTCTCGCCTTATACAGCAGCTTCAGTGATTCAGGTGGTCGTAGAGAGTACGCTGAATGCGAAGAGCTACAAGCGACACTTTAAACAAGGTTGTGAGAGCTTAAACATCGTGGATGACCCCACGCTCAATGGGGGCTATGGAAGCTTCTTCTTCGATGATGAGGGGGTCAAAGCTAGGAGGAAGAAGCTATTGGAGGCTGGCAAACTAATCTCGCTACTACATAGTAGAGAAACTGCTTACACTTATGGGGTGGAGCCTACTGGTAATGGTAGAGGGTTAGCTGAACCCCCTCAGCCCAGGCACAGCAATATAGTTGTTGAGCCGTGCGATTGGAGCTTCGAGGAAATGGTGGAAGAGACTAGGATGGGCCTACTTATTGACGGGGTCAAGAGTATACAGATAATTGATGATCTAATTGTCGTAGAGCCTGAAGTGTCTTTGCTCATTAATAGAGGTGAGATCACCGAGGCCGTTAAGGTAGGCTGCTTTGTTATAGGTTTGTATGAGTTCTACTCAAGCATAAAGGCTATAGGCTCAGGCCCCATGAGATCAGCAGCCAGTTCAATAAGTGAGTGTAAAATGGCTTCTTACAGTCCCCCCATGAAGGTCGAAGTGCGAGTTTTCGTCTAA
- a CDS encoding ABC transporter permease encodes MRLDFMTFIIDALKFALKAIRERRLRSSLTILGIMIGPLVMVMMGSVVAGYSNYIVNQISSLGQNAVVIYPSSNYKLTHEDLNFIKSFRYVDEAEPFYATQGAVKRGSDRVQVYIYALKLPLVLRAIGGLEVIEGSIPSSSDVLGALVGYKVAFDDQGNKQYGAGDIMIVTVREVQGGGNVKIKNVNLVVSGVLGEYGGALMFSPDRAIFLSYEAGRRLLGLNDWSGIFVLLKDPIYVSDFTKQLSELYGGKLTIIAFGAIARTASSIAEAVTFINFTTSLSALAVAIAGITATMVTAVIERTREIGVMKAVGFTNTQVIIMILAESLTMSLVGGSLGMILGVLGAYALSSQGLRIMGGAEGASIVIVAEPALSPGLFIMTLGLTILVGVVGGLLPAYMASKIPPVAALRYE; translated from the coding sequence ATGAGGCTTGACTTTATGACCTTTATCATTGACGCTTTGAAGTTTGCTCTCAAGGCTATAAGGGAGAGGAGACTCAGGTCTTCTCTGACCATTCTTGGGATCATGATAGGTCCACTCGTAATGGTCATGATGGGCTCGGTTGTCGCTGGGTATTCAAACTACATAGTGAATCAAATATCGTCGCTTGGTCAAAATGCGGTCGTCATATATCCCTCATCGAATTACAAGCTGACTCACGAGGACTTAAACTTCATTAAATCGTTTAGGTATGTCGATGAAGCTGAGCCCTTCTACGCTACTCAGGGAGCAGTAAAGAGGGGATCTGATAGAGTTCAAGTTTACATTTACGCCTTGAAGCTGCCATTAGTCTTGAGGGCTATTGGCGGCCTTGAAGTCATAGAGGGCTCGATTCCATCGAGTAGTGATGTGTTAGGGGCCTTAGTGGGCTATAAAGTCGCCTTCGACGATCAAGGTAATAAGCAGTACGGTGCTGGTGACATAATGATTGTGACAGTTAGAGAAGTTCAAGGAGGGGGGAACGTCAAGATTAAGAACGTAAACCTTGTTGTCTCTGGGGTGCTTGGGGAGTATGGAGGGGCATTGATGTTTAGTCCTGATCGAGCAATATTCTTAAGCTATGAGGCTGGAAGGCGCTTGTTAGGTCTAAACGACTGGTCAGGCATCTTTGTCCTCTTAAAGGACCCGATCTACGTTAGCGACTTCACTAAGCAGCTTAGTGAACTGTATGGTGGAAAGTTAACGATAATAGCTTTCGGGGCAATAGCTAGGACGGCTTCAAGCATAGCTGAAGCCGTGACGTTCATAAACTTTACAACATCGCTATCAGCATTGGCTGTTGCAATTGCAGGTATAACTGCCACAATGGTAACCGCGGTAATTGAGAGAACTAGAGAGATAGGAGTAATGAAGGCTGTTGGCTTTACGAACACGCAGGTCATCATTATGATACTTGCAGAGTCTCTGACCATGAGCCTAGTAGGTGGCTCTCTGGGGATGATACTTGGAGTTCTTGGAGCTTATGCACTATCATCGCAAGGACTCAGGATAATGGGTGGAGCAGAGGGAGCATCAATAGTAATAGTTGCGGAGCCAGCCTTATCTCCAGGCCTCTTCATAATGACCCTTGGGCTCACAATACTGGTTGGTGTTGTTGGAGGTCTACTTCCAGCCTACATGGCTTCAAAGATACCGCCAGTAGCAGCTCTAAGATATGAATAG